A single Streptomyces sp. 2114.4 DNA region contains:
- a CDS encoding S28 family serine protease, whose protein sequence is MRKATRWLLSLAVLIGTAGAGSAPAGAATAAEPKTGDIKDRILAIPGMSLIEEKPVDGYRYFVLNYAQPVDHRHPSKGTFQQRLTLLHKSVDRPTVFFTSGYNVSTTPSRSEPTKIIDGNQISLEYRYFTPSRPTPTDWKKLDIRQAADDQHRIFQALHRIYDKNWIDTGGSKGGMTATYYRRFFPHDMNGTVAYVAPNDVRNDEDSAYDRFFKTVGTAQCRSDLAAIEREALVRRKEMVARFQAWADKEKQTFKTLGSADRAYEVMVTDLVFGFWQYQPAETACAEVPKPTVSTDDLWKWMDTVGGFDSYTDQGMEPYTPYYYQAGTQLGEPGYRYPQLAGLLKYPGINNSRSFVPKDIPMRFDKRAMPDVDHWVRHHANRMMFVNGQYDPWGSEHFEVGKGTRDSYVFTVPGGNHGSNIAKLAEADRTKATAELLDWAGVQAPAGEAAPLAPYNKQLDRQEVRRMPMLRP, encoded by the coding sequence ATGCGCAAGGCCACCAGATGGCTGCTGTCACTCGCGGTGCTCATAGGCACGGCGGGAGCCGGCAGTGCGCCGGCAGGAGCGGCTACCGCCGCCGAGCCGAAGACCGGGGACATCAAGGACCGGATCCTCGCGATCCCGGGAATGAGCCTCATCGAGGAGAAGCCGGTAGACGGCTACCGCTACTTCGTACTGAATTACGCCCAGCCGGTCGACCACCGGCACCCCTCCAAGGGGACCTTCCAGCAGCGGCTGACGCTGCTGCACAAGTCGGTGGACCGGCCGACGGTGTTCTTCACCTCCGGGTACAACGTCAGTACCACGCCGTCCCGCAGTGAGCCCACCAAGATCATCGACGGTAACCAGATCTCCCTGGAATACCGCTACTTCACCCCGTCGCGGCCCACGCCCACCGACTGGAAGAAGCTGGACATCCGGCAGGCCGCCGACGACCAGCACCGCATCTTCCAGGCGCTGCACCGGATCTACGACAAGAACTGGATCGACACCGGCGGCAGCAAGGGCGGCATGACGGCGACGTACTACCGCCGCTTCTTCCCGCACGACATGAACGGCACCGTCGCCTACGTCGCGCCCAACGACGTACGCAACGACGAGGACTCCGCCTACGACCGGTTCTTCAAGACCGTCGGCACCGCGCAGTGCCGCAGCGATCTCGCCGCCATCGAGCGCGAGGCCTTGGTGCGCCGCAAGGAGATGGTCGCCCGGTTCCAGGCCTGGGCCGACAAGGAGAAGCAGACCTTCAAGACCCTCGGCAGCGCCGACCGGGCCTATGAAGTCATGGTCACGGACCTGGTGTTCGGGTTCTGGCAGTACCAGCCGGCCGAGACCGCCTGTGCCGAGGTGCCCAAGCCGACCGTCTCCACGGACGACCTGTGGAAGTGGATGGACACGGTCGGCGGCTTCGACAGCTACACCGACCAGGGCATGGAGCCGTACACGCCGTACTACTACCAGGCGGGCACCCAGCTCGGTGAGCCCGGCTACCGCTATCCGCAGCTGGCCGGCCTGCTGAAGTACCCCGGGATCAACAACTCGCGGTCGTTCGTGCCGAAGGACATCCCGATGCGCTTCGACAAGCGCGCGATGCCCGACGTCGACCACTGGGTGCGGCACCACGCCAACCGGATGATGTTCGTCAACGGCCAGTACGACCCGTGGGGTTCGGAGCACTTCGAGGTCGGCAAGGGGACCCGGGACTCGTACGTCTTCACCGTGCCCGGCGGCAACCACGGCTCGAACATCGCGAAGCTGGCGGAGGCCGACCGCACCAAGGCCACCGCCGAGCTGCTCGACTGGGCCGGTGTCCAGGCCCCGGCCGGCGAGGCCGCACCGCTGGCGCCGTACAACAAGCAGCTGGACCGGCAAGAGGTCCGGCGGATGCCGATGCTGAGGCCGTGA
- a CDS encoding ABC transporter ATP-binding protein: MAGTDSKRAGWARRLIRDCWQYKKDVLLALGSSLAGMAVLALVPLVPKLIIDDVIVKHERALAPWAALLVVAAVAVYVLTYIRRFYGGRLALDAQHDLRTRMFGAISRLDGRRQDELSTGQVVGRATSDLQLIQGLLFMLPMMIGNVLLFLISLVVMAVLSPLLTVIALAVAPALWFIAQRSRARLFPATWYAQGQAAAVAGVVDGAVSGVRVVKGFGQEEQETGKLREVSRRLFAGRLRTVRLNARYTPALQAVPALGQVAMLALGGWMATQGQVTLGTFVAFSTYLAQLVGPVRMLAMMLTVGQQARAGVERVYELIDTEPSLEERAGARELPADAPATVVFDQVTFGYARPQDGEGKGEGEGVREAGTLRPVLDDLSLRIEAGETVAVVGTSGSGKSTLSLLLPRFYDVSAGRVLVGGHDVRDLTLPSLRAAIGLVPESSFLFSDSIRDNIAYGHPDATDEQVRTAARAAQADGFIAELPQGYDTRVGEQGLTLSGGQRQRVALARAILTDPRLLVLDDATSAVDARVEHEIHEALRGVMAGRTTLLIAHRASTLALADRVAVLDDGRLVDIGTTEELEDRCPLYRRLLADPEELGGTGWDPAGEPSGIFDGEFADGRLRAQDRAADATGPEAGAGIEAGVAPGRETEAGGDGAAGRPGAAGTITPELWVRREQEAEAGGAGMAARAAVAAGPGIGAAMAGLPATPQLLAQVAALPPATDTPDVDEDRAVRPERSYGLRRLLQGFGGPLAFALGLVALDALAGLLLPVLIRQGIDEGVRRGALVGVWTAAGIALLVVLAQWAAQIGANRMTGRIGERVLYSLRLKIFAQLQRLGLDYYERELSGKIMTRMTTDVDALSTFLQTGLVTALVSMLTFFGILVALLAIDLQLALVVFATLPPLIIGTYFFRKQSVKAYELARERISVVNGDLQESVAGLRIVQAFRRERRGAERFAARSDAYRQARVRGQFLISVYFPFVQLLSSVAAALVLIVGADRVGSHTLTAGALVAYLLYIDLFFAPVQQLSQVFDGYQQASVSLGRIQELLREPTTTPAAERPREVPALRGDIAFDAVHFHYGKGDEPALAGIDLTIPAGQTVAFVGETGAGKSTLVKLVARFYDPSAGAVRIDGTDLRELDLTGYRRRLGVVPQESYLFAGTVRDAIAYGRPDATDAEVEAAARAVGAHAMIATLDGGYLHEIAERGRNLSAGQRQLLALARAELVDPDVLLLDEATAALDLATEAVVNQATARPQASGSPRGDQAPSVRRRTTLIVAHRLTTAARADRVVVLHRGRIAEDGSHAQLLARDGRYAELWRTFTGEEEELVA; this comes from the coding sequence GTGGCGGGGACGGATTCAAAACGAGCGGGCTGGGCGCGGCGGCTGATCCGCGACTGCTGGCAGTACAAAAAGGACGTGCTGCTCGCCCTCGGCTCCTCGCTCGCCGGGATGGCCGTGCTGGCCCTGGTCCCGCTCGTCCCGAAGCTGATCATCGACGATGTCATCGTCAAGCACGAGCGCGCCCTCGCCCCCTGGGCCGCCCTCCTGGTCGTCGCCGCGGTCGCGGTCTACGTCCTCACCTACATCCGCCGCTTCTACGGCGGCCGGCTCGCCCTGGACGCCCAGCACGACCTGCGGACCCGGATGTTCGGCGCGATCTCCCGGCTCGACGGCCGGCGGCAGGACGAGCTGAGCACCGGCCAGGTCGTCGGCCGCGCCACCAGCGACCTCCAGCTGATCCAGGGCCTGCTGTTCATGCTCCCGATGATGATCGGGAACGTCCTGCTCTTCCTGATCTCGCTGGTCGTGATGGCGGTGCTCTCCCCGCTGCTCACCGTCATCGCGCTGGCCGTCGCCCCCGCCCTGTGGTTCATCGCCCAGCGCAGCCGCGCCCGCCTCTTCCCCGCCACCTGGTACGCCCAGGGGCAGGCCGCCGCCGTCGCCGGGGTCGTGGACGGCGCGGTCTCCGGCGTACGGGTCGTCAAGGGCTTCGGGCAGGAGGAGCAGGAGACCGGCAAGCTGCGCGAGGTCAGCCGCCGGCTGTTCGCCGGACGCCTGCGCACGGTCCGGCTCAACGCCCGCTACACCCCCGCCCTGCAGGCCGTACCGGCGCTCGGACAGGTAGCGATGCTGGCCCTCGGCGGCTGGATGGCCACCCAGGGACAGGTCACCCTCGGCACCTTCGTCGCCTTCTCCACCTACCTCGCCCAGCTGGTCGGACCGGTCCGGATGCTGGCGATGATGCTGACCGTCGGCCAGCAGGCGCGGGCCGGCGTGGAGCGGGTCTACGAGCTGATCGACACCGAGCCGTCGCTCGAGGAGCGGGCCGGCGCGCGCGAACTGCCCGCCGACGCCCCGGCCACGGTCGTCTTCGACCAGGTCACCTTCGGCTACGCGCGACCGCAGGACGGCGAGGGCAAGGGGGAGGGTGAGGGCGTGCGCGAGGCCGGGACCCTCCGCCCCGTCCTCGACGACCTCTCGCTGCGCATCGAGGCCGGGGAGACGGTCGCCGTGGTCGGCACGTCCGGCAGCGGCAAATCCACCCTCTCGCTGCTGCTGCCCCGCTTCTACGACGTCTCTGCGGGCCGGGTCCTGGTCGGCGGCCACGATGTGCGCGACCTGACCCTTCCGTCCCTGCGCGCCGCCATCGGCCTGGTGCCCGAGAGCAGCTTCCTGTTCTCCGACTCCATACGCGACAACATCGCCTACGGGCACCCGGACGCCACCGACGAGCAGGTGCGCACCGCGGCCCGCGCCGCCCAGGCCGACGGCTTCATAGCGGAGCTTCCCCAGGGCTATGACACCAGGGTCGGCGAGCAGGGGCTGACCCTGTCCGGCGGCCAGCGGCAGCGCGTCGCCCTGGCCCGCGCCATCCTCACCGACCCCCGGCTGCTGGTCCTGGACGACGCGACCTCGGCGGTAGACGCCCGGGTCGAGCACGAGATCCACGAGGCGCTGCGCGGCGTCATGGCGGGCCGGACCACACTGCTCATCGCCCACCGCGCCTCCACCCTGGCGCTCGCCGACCGGGTCGCCGTCCTGGACGACGGACGGCTGGTCGACATCGGCACCACCGAGGAGCTGGAAGACCGCTGTCCGCTCTACCGCAGGCTGCTGGCCGACCCGGAGGAGCTGGGCGGCACCGGGTGGGACCCGGCGGGTGAGCCGTCCGGGATCTTCGACGGTGAGTTCGCCGACGGCCGGCTGCGGGCTCAGGACCGGGCGGCGGACGCCACCGGACCCGAGGCCGGGGCCGGGATCGAGGCCGGGGTCGCGCCCGGGAGGGAGACGGAGGCCGGGGGCGACGGTGCGGCGGGGCGGCCCGGGGCGGCCGGCACCATCACCCCCGAGCTGTGGGTGCGCCGTGAACAGGAGGCCGAGGCGGGCGGGGCCGGGATGGCGGCCCGCGCGGCCGTCGCCGCCGGGCCCGGCATCGGCGCCGCGATGGCCGGACTCCCTGCGACCCCCCAACTGCTCGCCCAGGTGGCGGCGCTGCCGCCCGCAACGGACACTCCGGACGTCGACGAGGACCGGGCCGTGCGCCCCGAGCGCTCCTACGGCCTGCGCCGGCTGCTGCAGGGCTTCGGCGGGCCGCTGGCCTTCGCGCTGGGGCTGGTCGCCCTGGACGCCCTGGCCGGGCTGCTGCTGCCGGTCCTGATCCGGCAGGGCATCGACGAGGGCGTCCGGCGCGGTGCGCTGGTCGGTGTCTGGACCGCCGCAGGGATCGCCCTGCTCGTCGTCCTGGCGCAGTGGGCCGCGCAGATCGGCGCCAACCGCATGACCGGACGGATCGGCGAGCGGGTCCTCTACTCCCTCCGCCTCAAGATCTTCGCGCAGCTCCAGCGCCTCGGGCTCGACTACTACGAGCGCGAACTGTCCGGCAAGATCATGACCAGGATGACCACGGACGTGGACGCGTTGTCGACGTTCCTGCAGACCGGCCTGGTCACCGCCCTGGTCTCGATGCTCACCTTCTTCGGCATACTCGTCGCCCTGCTGGCCATCGACCTCCAGCTGGCCCTGGTCGTCTTCGCCACCCTGCCACCGCTGATCATCGGCACGTACTTCTTCCGCAAGCAGAGCGTGAAGGCGTACGAGCTGGCCCGTGAGCGGATCAGCGTCGTCAACGGCGATCTCCAGGAGAGCGTGGCCGGGCTGCGGATCGTCCAGGCGTTCAGGCGCGAGCGGCGCGGTGCGGAGCGGTTCGCCGCCCGCAGCGACGCCTACCGTCAGGCGCGGGTCCGCGGCCAGTTCCTGATATCCGTCTACTTCCCGTTCGTCCAGCTGCTGTCGTCCGTGGCGGCCGCGCTGGTGCTGATCGTCGGCGCCGACCGGGTCGGCTCCCACACCCTCACCGCCGGCGCGCTGGTCGCCTACCTGCTCTACATCGACCTGTTCTTCGCCCCCGTCCAGCAGCTCTCCCAGGTCTTCGACGGCTACCAGCAGGCATCCGTCTCCCTGGGCCGCATACAGGAACTGCTGCGCGAGCCGACCACCACCCCGGCCGCCGAACGGCCCCGCGAGGTGCCCGCGCTGCGGGGCGACATCGCCTTCGACGCGGTGCACTTCCACTACGGCAAGGGCGACGAGCCGGCGCTGGCCGGCATCGATCTGACCATCCCGGCCGGCCAGACCGTGGCCTTCGTCGGCGAGACCGGCGCCGGCAAGTCCACCCTGGTCAAGCTGGTCGCACGGTTCTACGACCCGTCAGCGGGCGCTGTCCGGATCGACGGCACCGACCTGCGCGAGCTGGACCTGACGGGCTACCGCCGCCGCCTCGGCGTGGTCCCCCAGGAGTCCTACCTCTTCGCCGGCACCGTCCGCGACGCCATCGCCTACGGCCGCCCGGATGCCACCGACGCCGAGGTGGAGGCCGCCGCGCGGGCCGTCGGCGCCCATGCGATGATCGCGACCCTCGACGGCGGCTACCTCCACGAGATCGCCGAGCGCGGCCGTAACCTCTCGGCCGGGCAGCGCCAGCTGCTGGCGCTGGCCCGCGCCGAACTCGTCGACCCGGACGTGCTGTTGCTGGACGAGGCCACCGCCGCCCTGGACCTGGCCACCGAAGCCGTCGTCAACCAGGCCACCGCCCGCCCTCAGGCCTCCGGCTCCCCCCGGGGGGACCAGGCCCCCTCCGTCCGCCGTCGCACCACCTTGATCGTCGCCCACCGTCTGACCACCGCGGCCCGCGCGGACCGCGTGGTGGTGCTCCACCGCGGACGGATCGCCGAGGACGGCAGCCATGCCCAACTCCTGGCCCGCGACGGCCGCTACGCGGAGCTGTGGCGCACGTTCACGGGCGAGGAGGAGGAACTGGTGGCGTGA
- a CDS encoding discoidin domain-containing protein — MEHSAQHPVDPPPQPPAEHSPAAGQPSGPVAPRSRKLVAPLLATALVAILAPVSASASAPVPAPQRADGAQGPCMKGDGSDGWTATSSKIDPKDSHHAFVGNGYLGQRVPPNGTGYAAPGGTTGWPLKTPEYDGSFVSGLYAKGPKSVKGRQAIAALPTWTTLDVATGGAHPDTFSSATAPGRISHYRQTLSLRCGFVRTSLTWTAADGRATDLVYDVLADRNDAHTGAVRLRMTPHWSGDATVTDRLDGRGARRMTASDAGSATGGKEAGGQGAAGKDTGGTEPRGKESGAGRDSGRTMGVGFRTDGTKTEGAVASTLRPGAGVRADRPGQAPRADGLSNRQRVSFPVRSGRSYELTKYVGVDTALTSRSPRAAADAASRRAADRGWDALFARHAAAWQRLWRSDIEVKGKRDLQSWVRSAQYGLLSSTRAGSGNSIGPTGLTSDNYAGEVFWDAETWMYPGLLAAHPDLAKSIVDYRYKTRAGARANAAKLGYKGLFYPWTSGSKGDLWNECHSWDPPHCKTQNHLMGDISLATWQYYLATKDTAWLKSRGWPVLKGIAEFWASRATHNADGSYSVKNVAGPDEYSNGVNDGVFTNAGAATALRHATRVAAILGEKAPASWNTIADKLRIPYDSKKKIFEQYAGYKGTTIKQADTVLLMYPLEWPMSQTQAARTLDFYAGHTDPDGPAMTDSVHAIDAAGIGEPGCSTYTYLRRSIQPFVRGPFDQFSEARGEKAGAEDPHAGKPAQDFLTGKGGFLQTFTHGLTGLRLRENAVHLDPMLPPQLAQGVTLRGLHWQGRTYDIALGAHQTTVRLTAGAPMRIETPEGDKIVSRGAPAVLKTRRPDLAATSNAARCTSAKATSEEPGLYAAAAVDGNGTTAWVPNSEDGTLTVDLGRTTRVGQITPHWNTTRPKDYNVQVSRDGKHWSGTGYAGKTPARYVRVVVHGDQGKGKDGKPKPHPGIAELTVQRVK; from the coding sequence ATGGAACATTCGGCACAGCACCCCGTGGACCCGCCCCCGCAGCCCCCGGCGGAGCACTCTCCCGCGGCCGGGCAGCCGTCCGGGCCGGTGGCGCCCCGCTCCCGCAAGCTGGTCGCCCCGCTGCTCGCCACGGCCCTGGTCGCGATCCTCGCGCCCGTCTCGGCCTCCGCCTCCGCACCGGTGCCCGCGCCCCAGCGGGCCGACGGCGCCCAGGGCCCTTGCATGAAGGGCGACGGCAGCGACGGCTGGACCGCCACCAGCAGCAAGATCGACCCCAAGGACAGCCACCACGCCTTCGTCGGCAACGGCTACCTCGGACAGCGGGTGCCGCCCAACGGCACCGGCTACGCCGCGCCCGGCGGCACGACCGGCTGGCCGCTGAAGACACCGGAGTACGACGGCTCCTTCGTCTCCGGCCTGTACGCCAAGGGACCCAAGAGCGTAAAGGGCCGGCAGGCCATCGCCGCCCTCCCCACCTGGACCACCCTCGATGTCGCCACCGGCGGCGCGCACCCCGACACCTTCTCCTCGGCCACCGCACCCGGCCGGATCTCGCACTACCGCCAGACGCTCTCGCTGCGCTGCGGATTCGTCCGTACCTCGCTGACCTGGACGGCCGCCGACGGCCGCGCCACCGACCTGGTCTACGACGTGCTCGCCGACCGCAACGACGCCCACACCGGCGCCGTACGCCTGCGGATGACGCCCCACTGGAGCGGCGACGCCACCGTCACCGACCGCCTCGACGGCCGCGGCGCCCGCCGGATGACGGCGTCCGACGCCGGGTCCGCCACCGGCGGCAAGGAAGCCGGCGGGCAGGGCGCTGCCGGCAAGGACACCGGCGGCACGGAGCCCCGCGGCAAGGAGTCCGGCGCCGGCCGGGATTCCGGCCGCACCATGGGCGTCGGGTTCCGCACCGACGGGACGAAGACCGAGGGCGCGGTGGCCTCCACGCTGCGCCCCGGGGCCGGAGTGCGCGCGGACCGTCCCGGACAGGCGCCACGGGCGGACGGGCTCAGCAACCGGCAGCGGGTCTCCTTCCCGGTCCGCAGCGGCCGCTCGTACGAACTGACCAAGTACGTCGGCGTGGACACCGCCCTCACCTCCCGCTCCCCGCGCGCCGCCGCCGACGCGGCCTCGCGCCGGGCCGCCGACCGCGGCTGGGACGCCCTCTTCGCCCGGCACGCCGCCGCCTGGCAGCGGCTGTGGCGCAGCGACATCGAGGTGAAGGGCAAGCGGGATCTGCAGTCCTGGGTGCGCTCGGCGCAGTACGGACTGCTGTCCTCCACCCGCGCCGGCAGCGGCAACAGCATCGGCCCCACCGGCCTGACCAGCGACAACTACGCCGGTGAGGTCTTCTGGGACGCCGAGACCTGGATGTACCCGGGCCTGCTCGCCGCCCACCCCGACCTCGCCAAGTCGATCGTCGACTACCGCTACAAGACCCGGGCCGGGGCCCGCGCCAACGCCGCGAAGCTGGGCTACAAGGGGCTGTTCTACCCCTGGACCAGCGGCAGCAAGGGCGACCTGTGGAACGAGTGCCACAGCTGGGACCCGCCGCACTGCAAGACCCAGAACCACCTCATGGGCGACATCTCCCTCGCCACCTGGCAGTACTACCTCGCCACCAAGGACACCGCCTGGCTGAAGTCCCGCGGCTGGCCGGTCCTCAAGGGCATCGCCGAATTCTGGGCCTCACGGGCCACCCACAACGCCGACGGCAGCTACTCCGTCAAGAACGTCGCAGGGCCCGACGAGTACAGCAACGGCGTCAACGACGGTGTCTTCACCAACGCCGGCGCCGCCACCGCGCTGCGCCACGCCACCCGCGTCGCCGCGATCCTCGGCGAAAAGGCACCGGCCTCCTGGAACACCATCGCCGACAAGCTGCGCATCCCCTACGACAGCAAGAAGAAGATCTTCGAGCAGTACGCCGGGTACAAGGGAACGACCATCAAGCAGGCCGACACCGTGCTGCTGATGTACCCGCTGGAATGGCCGATGTCGCAGACCCAGGCGGCCCGCACGCTGGACTTCTACGCCGGGCACACCGACCCGGACGGCCCGGCCATGACGGACTCGGTGCACGCCATCGACGCGGCCGGGATCGGCGAACCCGGCTGCTCGACGTACACCTACCTGAGGCGGTCCATCCAGCCGTTCGTCCGCGGGCCGTTCGACCAGTTCTCCGAGGCGCGCGGCGAGAAGGCCGGCGCCGAGGACCCGCACGCCGGCAAGCCCGCACAGGACTTCCTCACCGGCAAGGGCGGCTTCCTGCAGACCTTCACCCACGGGCTGACGGGGCTGCGGCTGCGGGAGAACGCGGTACACCTCGACCCGATGCTGCCGCCGCAGCTCGCCCAGGGCGTCACCCTGCGCGGCCTGCACTGGCAGGGGCGGACCTACGACATCGCCCTCGGCGCCCACCAGACCACCGTGCGGCTGACCGCCGGTGCGCCGATGCGGATCGAGACCCCGGAGGGCGACAAGATCGTCAGCCGTGGGGCGCCGGCCGTCCTGAAGACCCGTCGCCCGGACCTGGCGGCCACCTCGAACGCGGCCCGCTGCACGTCCGCCAAGGCGACGTCCGAGGAGCCCGGTCTGTACGCGGCCGCCGCGGTGGACGGCAACGGCACCACCGCCTGGGTGCCCAACTCCGAGGACGGCACCCTCACCGTCGACCTCGGCCGCACCACCCGCGTCGGGCAGATCACCCCGCACTGGAACACGACCCGGCCCAAGGACTACAACGTCCAGGTCTCCCGGGACGGAAAGCACTGGTCGGGGACCGGATACGCGGGAAAGACGCCGGCCCGGTACGTACGGGTCGTGGTGCACGGTGACCAGGGCAAGGGGAAGGACGGCAAGCCGAAGCCGCATCCGGGGATCGCGGAGCTGACGGTGCAGCGGGTGAAGTAG
- a CDS encoding ATP-binding cassette domain-containing protein, protein MNTTRQGAAVDARGIGVEGPRGWAFRGIDISAEPGTLIAVEGSSGSGRTCLLLALTGRMRITEGTATVAGLPLPQRMGTVRSRTAIAHVPGVVDLEPALTVGEHLREQALLGHRFQGLGASLPWSKRHKEATRARIEAALAAVRLDPATLPKGLRTAVRDLERIEALRLSVALGIMHGPRLLAVDDVDLKLSEAERAQAWQMLRDLALEGTTVVAAGSDAPADALVVRTTRTKPATAAAAPAKDEPSAPAKGEPRTAEQDEPSAPVQDAPHTTEEEAAHAFAETGRA, encoded by the coding sequence GTGAACACCACCCGCCAGGGGGCGGCGGTCGACGCCAGGGGAATCGGGGTGGAGGGCCCGAGAGGGTGGGCCTTCCGGGGCATCGACATCTCCGCGGAACCGGGCACCCTGATCGCGGTCGAGGGCTCCTCGGGCTCCGGCCGCACCTGCCTGCTGCTGGCCCTCACCGGCCGGATGCGGATCACCGAGGGCACGGCGACGGTCGCCGGGCTTCCGCTGCCCCAGCGGATGGGTACGGTGCGCAGCCGTACCGCCATCGCCCACGTACCGGGCGTCGTCGACCTCGAACCGGCCCTCACGGTCGGCGAACACCTCAGGGAGCAGGCCCTGCTGGGCCACCGCTTCCAGGGCCTCGGCGCCTCGCTCCCCTGGAGCAAGCGCCACAAGGAGGCCACCCGGGCCCGGATCGAGGCCGCGCTCGCCGCCGTCCGGCTCGACCCCGCCACCCTGCCCAAGGGGCTGCGGACGGCCGTACGCGATCTGGAGCGGATCGAGGCGCTGCGGCTCTCCGTCGCGCTCGGGATCATGCACGGCCCGCGCCTGCTGGCCGTCGACGATGTGGACCTCAAGCTCTCGGAGGCCGAACGCGCCCAGGCCTGGCAGATGCTGCGGGACCTCGCGCTGGAGGGCACCACCGTCGTGGCGGCCGGCAGCGACGCACCGGCGGACGCCCTGGTCGTCCGCACCACGCGGACGAAGCCCGCAACCGCGGCCGCAGCCCCCGCCAAGGACGAACCCTCCGCCCCCGCCAAGGGCGAACCCCGCACCGCCGAGCAGGACGAGCCTTCGGCCCCCGTCCAGGACGCGCCCCACACCACCGAGGAGGAAGCAGCGCATGCGTTCGCCGAGACTGGCCGCGCTTGA